The nucleotide sequence GACATTGCGACCTCCTCGGTGCGCTGCGGCCGGTCTGTGCTGAGTGCACAGACGATGACGGCCGCATGACACCGACGAGGCGCACGCCTCATGCGGCACGCTCCCGTGTGGTGGGCGGACAACCGCGAGCAGACGCGATGCGCTCGCTCGCAAGCGCGGCGAAGTCGTCGTTGAGTTCGATGCCCAGCCAGTCGCGGTGCAGCCGCTCGGCGGCGACAGCAGTCGTGCCGCTACCCAGAAACGGGTCAAGCACCAGTCCCGGCTCGTGCGGCGCGTCACACTCACAAGTTGATGCGAGGGCCGTGCGCAGTGCCGTCCCACCGAGCTGGCGGATGACGCGGCGGCGCCATGGCAGCCGACAGACGCTGCAGCGCGCTTCGGGGCATCCAGCAGTGATCGCCCGCGCCGCGAGGTCAAGCGGAAAGACCGCGTGGTGGGCGCCGCGGTAGCCGGCCGTCGCAATCGTCCAGACGTCGCCCGGGTTTTTGCCAAGCGGGTGACCGACCCGTCCGGCAGCCTTCAAGGCATCAAGACCGGTCGCGGTGTCGCTGTTGGGTCCGCGCCAGTCCTCCCTCCCCCGCTTTGCGGTGTACGAGCGGCCGCGGACAGAACGGTGCGGCACGCGGACGGCATCGAGGTCAAAGAAGTAGCGCGGCTGCTGCGCCAGGACGTAGACGACCTCGTAGGTCGCAGCCAGGCGATCGGTGACGCTGATCGGCATCGGGTTGGGCTTGGCCCAGATCAGCTTGTTGCGGATGATCCAGCCAGCGTCCTGCAGCCGCAGCGCCAGGCGCTCCGGCGCGAGTAGCAAACTCTTGCGGGATGCGCCCTGGGACGGATGGGTGGCGTACGTGTCACCGAGGTTGAGCCACAGCGTGCCCGTCGGGACGAGAACACGCCGGACTTCGTTCATGACGCCCCCGAGCCGATCGACCCAGTCGTTGACGCTCGCCTCGAGGCCGATCTGCTCGTTATGGCCGTAGTTGCGCAGCCGGAAGTACGGCGGGCTGGTCAGCACCATGTCGACCGATGCGTCCGGCAGCTTGCGGAGGCGTTCGAGCGCGTCGCCGACGATGATCTCGCGGCGCGGGATATCGGGTCGGCTCATAGCTGCCCTCCGCCGACGAGCAGCGCCGTGAGTTGCTGCGGCGCGATGACGCGGAACAGTTGTGGCGGCAGGCTGCGGTCGCTTGCGATGGCCTTTTCAAGCGCGACGCGGCGATCCGCGGCTTTCTGCTGGCTGCGGTGCGTCACGCTCCACACGACGATCGGGAAGCCGCCCGCCTGCTCCTGTTCGGTGCCGGTGCGGCGGTAGGCCTCGAAGTCGCGGCACTTCTTTAGCAGCGTCGGGATGCTTTCGGTGCCAAGGTCCACCTCAATGAACCAGGCGTGGCTGAGGTCGTCGCCCGCGCCCGTCTCGGCGTAGAGATCGGCCTTGAGCGTCAGGCGGGCACCGCCGGGCCCGGTGTAGGACCGCCAGGCGGCGGGTTCGACGACGCAGTCGATTAGGTCGACGGCGGCGTCTCGATG is from Mycolicibacterium grossiae and encodes:
- a CDS encoding DNA-methyltransferase gives rise to the protein MSRPDIPRREIIVGDALERLRKLPDASVDMVLTSPPYFRLRNYGHNEQIGLEASVNDWVDRLGGVMNEVRRVLVPTGTLWLNLGDTYATHPSQGASRKSLLLAPERLALRLQDAGWIIRNKLIWAKPNPMPISVTDRLAATYEVVYVLAQQPRYFFDLDAVRVPHRSVRGRSYTAKRGREDWRGPNSDTATGLDALKAAGRVGHPLGKNPGDVWTIATAGYRGAHHAVFPLDLAARAITAGCPEARCSVCRLPWRRRVIRQLGGTALRTALASTCECDAPHEPGLVLDPFLGSGTTAVAAERLHRDWLGIELNDDFAALASERIASARGCPPTTRERAA